The genomic region tatttataatttgtttGACCTTTTTACTCACTTATGCTTTGGTTTTGTTTCTCCTGCATCATCCGGTTGGCAGGagggtaaagaaaaaatacaaatgcATGATTTACTTGCTGCTGATTTTATCGTTGTTTTTTTAAAGGGAGTCAAAGGGAGTCAGGGCTCAATTTTTAGGGTAAAACTAGTTTTGAGTGAGTCTGATGTTATCACTTTTACCTTCTTCCCCAGGTTCCTCCGCACCATCTACATAAGAAAAGACAGCCGTGTCAGCTATGACAGAAATATGAAGATCCACAGGATTTACGCAAGACTCAAGAGACACAGAGAAGCCCTGAAGACACGTCTGTTATCTGAAACTAAAAGGTATTTTCTCTAAAccgtttcaaaaaaaaaaaatctggctggCCACCATTGTTTTCAGAGTATTTTAGGTTAAAGATCTTGAAGTACTTGAAAGGTCTTAAATATGATGGATGTAGTCCATTAGGCTGACAATAGCTGACATTGTTCTCAGCTTCATCCCAAATgtgtcactcttcagtgactttGTGAAAGTGTAATTATTGGGTGTTGTTGATCGTATTATAAGCACTTGCTGAATAATCCTGTATTTTATTACCTGCATGATGTGGATTGGGTGTTTGCTTCCCACTGGCCTCTACAAGCCctaaaaaataacacataaacAGGAGGATTTATCTGAAAACACATTATGATCATTTTGAAGTCATGCCCTGCATAACATTATAGACGATTTGTGTACATTACTAATAATTATTAACTGTGTaattataattatgaagtgctaatatattaaagaaaaaatgGAGTTTCTTTGAAACAATTTTAACTACAGTAACACTGAATCAAAGTCGAAAGacaataatctttattttatttacagtttaaaaaaaatatatatttttttacagtgaagtaACCATTGTTTATAATGATAAatatttcacttttatttatattaagagctgcaaaacaattagttgcgattaatcgattcaaaatcatttattttcaatattttaaattcatgaataaaatagatgttatatttgaaatataaattaaatataaatgaacCCTGATTTTATTTTAGAACGTGTTCTTGACAGACTTAATTCAATTCACCCAACAACATCATCTGTTTTATTCTGTGTTCATTATAAAAGACCTATGGAAGCCTTTTTCAtcacaagataaaaaaaataaaaaggtaattgcgatttgtgaccctggaccacaaaaccaacagccagcaatacattgtatgcatcaaaattatcaatttttccaaaaatcattaggatattaagtaaagatcatgttccatgaaggtattttgtaaagtaatatgcattgctaagaacttcatttgaacaactttaaaggcaattttctctatatttatttattttttgaaccctcagattttcaaataattgtatctcagtcaaatattgtcatatccttaaaaaacaatacatcaatgaaaagcttatttaaaaaaaaaaatcaccatttgagttcatatctctcaattctttatcagaattacaatatataagggcagaattgtgagatataaactcgcaacctttattttttactccattgcagaaaaaaagtgagatgtaaactcagaatttgggAGGGGGGGGATCAGACTTGTCAGATAAAAAgtaacaattacctttttatttttttatctcgtGGCTTCCATACAAACCTACATTATTATTAGCTGTAGCTTTGGCAGTAGCATTAGCACAAGCGACACTACCTTCCTCCACCTGCTCCTCTACCTCCTCAAGCACCTCCTCATCCTGCAACTCCTCTGTGCAAAGCAGATGCAGACAGCGTGAGAATAATCATATTGCACATGCATGTGTTTGCAAATGAACAATGCATGCATGCAAATTACAGAGTCTCAAACACATCTAAATGAGGACATATGttgtatgtttttaataatagaaaaatagaaaaaatatatagaaaaatatatttctgctgtatacagttgaagtcaaaagttcacatacaccttgcaaaatatgcaaaatgttaatcattttagcaaaataagaggggtcatacaaaatgcatggtattttttgttaagatatgtttcacataaaaatttcacataaaagacgtttacatatagtcaaaaaaatatatagttgaatttataaaaattaccctgtttaaaagtcttaatactgttgttttttttgtgataatagttattcatgagtcccttgtttgtcctgaacagttaaaccgcctgctgttcttcagaaaaatccttcaagacccaaaaattctttggtttttcagcatttttgtgtatttgaaccctttccaacaatgactgtatgattttgagatccatcttttcacactgaggacaactgagagactcatatgcaactattacagaaggttcaaacgctcactgatgctccacaagaaaacatgatgcattaagaaccaaaGGTGAAACCTTTTTGAATCTAAAGATAATGGTACATTTcacttatttagtcttctggtGAAGTATTTCTGTAGCtactgaagggcaatactaaatgaaaaaaaaaatgctatttaggcaaaataagaaaaatgtacacatcctcattccattcaaaagttttcacccccagctcttaatgcatgggatttccttctgaagcatcagtgagcttttgaactttctggtaagagttgcatatgagtccctcagttgtcctcagtgtgaaaagatggatctcaaaatcatacggtcattgttggaaaggtttcaaatacacaaaaattataaCAGggttattattttatcttgtggactatatgtaaacatcttttatttgaaatatcttattcaggttagtactaaataaacaataacatgcatttttataaattcaactattattctacaagatgtatgtaagcttttgacttcaactgtatatattaaaTCATTTTGTCCAATTGAGGATCTTACCAGATGTTTCCAAAATAAGGTTTTGTCAGATTTAGCTCACTACTAGAGACAGTCTTGTCACCAGATTATAACAGaactcaaacacacacatacttCAGTCTCATTTAACTGTTCGAATGCATATGAGGCGTTTGATGGTAGATGAAGCAAATCAGGCTTCATTTAAACAATAAAGGAATAGACTCATGAATGATGTCACATAGGGCTATTACATAATGTCTTTTGGGAAACTGCTGGTCCTGATACTCCACCCTCGAACTAATCCAGCCACACATAAACACACCCGTCACCAGCTCCTCTGATATCGGCTTGTGCTGCCAAAGAACATGATCTCACGACACACACCCTCCTCTTATCCGCTCTCATTCTCCTGTTTTTTAATGGATGTAGGCTAGGTTCACAAATCAAAACAGCCACATATCCCCACAGAACAACAAATAGCTGGCACTTAAGCACACACAGTTCAACACAGGACCTCGAAAATAGTCGTTCTTTTAACAAATGATCCATGAAAGGAGGTGCTTAAAAATCTGATGTATTTTTAAACTCAGAGGTTGAGTTAAATATATAAGcttcatgagttttttttttttttgtggtcagAATGGGTAATGTTTGTACATGTTTGACAAAAACAGGTTTTAGAATTTATGTCCATCATTATAGTTTGGGACAAAATGTTACTTTAATAATAAACAGTTTGCCATGTGGATAAACTGTTTcccataaataaaaaacaaaaaacatattaaATACAGTACAATATGTAcacatatttttccttaataagaataaatatttttgttatatatagatatacatattaagatttttttttaatatttgtattttttatatcatCAGTtatattgagtttttttttcatttttatagttTGAATTAATTTTTGTATTTGATAGTTTTATACTTCATTAAACTAAACTTCATTAAACTTGACAGCTATATATTagtcaattttcttttatgtaacttttttttgttttatttaacaagtATAACCCTCTCTATTCCTGTAGAATAAAACTAATTTATATAacaatcaaaaacacagtaattaactattatataaaaaaaaagatttaaccaGTGTTATTTAAGATCATTgagatacaaataataaaattaaattaaattaaataagaataaaataattaaattgaattaaattaataaaaactggaatatttctgaataaatgttcatgttaaaaataaacaaactaataTGATTTCCATCtttaaaaattgtgagtttaatattttatccaggtaaataaaataaagaaatacctGGAGTATTCTTAATATGTTTTcatgttaaaaataaacaaactaacaTAATTTCGATCtaatatttaatacaaatatttattgtgtaatacgatttattgtgatgtttttatcagctgttaggactctcattctgacggcacccattcactgcagaggatcccatggtgagcaaatgatgtaatgctacattttcaaatctgataaagaaacaaactcatcctaatcttgtaTAGTCTGATgtttatcaaattttctttttcGGGTGAATTTTTCGTGGCAATAAATGTATTTTCTGGCTGCTTTGCAAAACAAGTTAGAAACAGTAGTAGGATTTGCTTCAATGCTTCAAAAAGTCACTGGATCCCAGAAAAGGTCTTATTTGTGGAAAAGAGCCAGCTTCTCCTGAACCCTTATTTGTTTCTGAGGGTCTAATTTCAGTGGGCTAAACACGCATTCCTGTCACATGAAGGGACGGTTTGTATTCAAAATATGTGTCTTTGTTCAATGCAACCTCGTTCATTCGAGGCTCACCTAGAAGGTCACTCTCTCCGCTACCGGTCAATAAAGGTAACATTTAAGTGAGGTATCAGAGTAAAAGCCCAGAAGCTGATGTACAAACCGGATCATCTACAGGGAGGAAACCTGATTCCCGTCTGGGCCGGCCAAGAGAGGGAGAGACTGAGATTGCCATTGTGCTCCAAACAACAGCCCTTCTCAACAGCCTCAAACACACAAACCTTTCTCTGCTTGAACACGACCGACATATTTTAACTACGGTTTAGAAAAACCCAGAGCAAAATCATAGAAAACCATGCCTCTTGTGCATGCTTTGAAATCATTATGAATAATCAGAATAATATTCAAGGTGTCTCTAAATAATGTTTATATTCCGAGTCATGCATGCATTAGTAAAATCAGTTATTAGGTGAAACATCACCTCAATGCATTTACGCATTTCATCCCACAATAGCATGGATTTAGTTTAAAGCCATAATTATAAATGTCTAAAATAATCAgtacattttgtttaaaaaaaaagtgtgaagGTATGAAAGCTCATTTCTGATCATGACATacaaataataatgacaaaaataagAGTTATAATTATAACAAAAGATTTAGGTTTCTTTTAACCATAATGACTTTTAATGTCAATAATGactttttaatttcataatttgaTCTTTTATGTTAGAATTACGTTATAATTATGAGTTAaagcttgatttttttttcttatgtggtgGAAATTACTTCAATAAAAGCTAGGTTGTTTAAGTGAAGACTTTTGGAAATCTAATAAGTTCaaattttttgtcataattatgactaatTATGTGTCAGAAATGGGCTTATATAAAAGAAactgaattattattttatatctaaacatctaaataaacattgtttaatgtattatttcttttagtaatcatatttgtatattttctacTTATATAGAgtgtgttttgtgttgttttgaggTATTTGAGTTCAAATTAATGTTGGTTTAAGAGACAAAACTGAGTTTAAGATCTAAttcaatgcatttttattatttacagaaGATTAAAACAGACTCACCCTCTTGCTCCCTGCACAGAAACAAACAACATAAGGGCGTTATTTGAACTTTCGTGGCAATCACTTTAAGTGTGCCAATGATTGAACATGTGTCTCAAGCATTTATTCTTGATCCGTCATAAACAATGAATGTAAATGCTCTTAAATGAAGCACAAAGACACTTACTCATGCTCAATGTCCTCTCTGTATGACATGCTTAGATTAAGACCTGTTCCGGAAGATTTTGTCAGCTTTTACAATGGTTACACATATTAAACCATCAATCTCTATCATGCTTTTAATGTAAACGTGCAGATATTGGTCTTACCTGTCTTGAGGTTGGTTAGGATGAGTTTACTCACCAGTTTCCGAAGGCTGTTTGCTCTTGAAACTGAACCCCAATGATATATAAATTGTCCCCAGATCACATGACTATATAAGTGATATTATTGCTTTGATAGAGAGAGGGTGGGTGCACATACATGCACCTATGAACACATATGCTACATGCACAATGAGAACAATAGACACATTCTCTGTCTGTGCATGCTGGCTATTAATAGATGGGCTGACAACTGTGTGCTCTTATGATGATCTTAGGGATTTGACTGTTGTGGGGTGATACATTTATGCATAATAATTACATAACAACGAGATTGTGAACATTCGGTCACTTTGAGCTGACCTGCGGCTCATTTCCTGTGCCCGTTTGAAGGGTCGTAGGATGTCAAACCCTGCAGATGAATGTTAACATGATGACAGTCTCAATTTAGTGAGTAACTAATGTGACAAGTGTGACCTGCTGGAGAATCTCTGCTCTTTATCACCTTGCCAGGGTCTCCTACTAGTTTCAGAAAGTTAGAAGCTGACTGTTTAGTTGCATTATTCAATAACTTGACATGTATATGCAATCAGAATTGTGCACATGTATTATTTTTACTAAAAGTACTTTGTTAGTTAGgttatatttttgttgttaagttatacactaccagtcaaaagtttttttgatttttaatgttttttaacaaagtctttctgctcaccaagattgcattttttttttattcaaagtacagcaaaaacagtaacattttgaaatatttttactattttaaaataacagttttctattgtaatatattttaaaacttaatttaatcctttgatataaacaaattttttttgcatcataagtccagtcttcagtgtcacaagatacttcagaaatcattctaatttgctgttcaagataatttttaaattattactattatcaatatttttaaagcagttgagtacattttttggattatttgatgaataaaaagatccaaagatcagcatttatccaaaataaaaagttttcaATTCAATCAAAAgcataatagaaattaatacttttatttagcaaggatgcttcaaattgatcaaaagtgacgataaagacattataatgttacaaaagatgtctctctctctctctctctctctctctctctctctctctctctctctctctctctctctctatatatatatatatatatatatatatatatatatattgttttttctgaactttctattcatcaaagaaaactaaaaaattctactcagctgttttcagcataataatattaaaaaaaaaattcgaaaagaaaaacattaattagttaaataaaactaaagaTAACTAAACTGTATCTAGCATATCAGCTTGTCTTTTGAATAAACTGGCAACTTGATGTAAGCCACTTGTCATCagtttaaaatatgaattaaaaaactatatttacattattatacAAGCTagacaaaaggaaaaaaaaataatgtttaacttTCAAAATCTTGatctttataaaataataaaataataatataggctacgtttaatgtttaatgttttttttttttttttttaattatcttcTGCTCGCCAAGCTCGCATTTATGTgcttcaaagtacagcaaaaacagtacaattctgaaatgtttttctatttaaaataactgttttcaatttgaatatattttaaaatgtcatttatccctgtgatttcaaagctgcattttcggtgtcattactccagtcttcagtgtcacatgatccttcagaaatcattctaatatgctgatttattaatattattatcaatatttaaaacagtacagtttaaatgcatttacatttaaaacatgtCAGTTGTCTGTTGAATAAATCTAGCAACTTCATGTAAGCCACTCGTCatcaatttaaaatatgaattaaaaaatatttacattattatacAAGCAACACAAAAggacaaaaaattctaaatttaaaaaTCTTGatctttataaaataataatataatatttagtgTTTTTAATGATAATATTATGACAAAATGGTTTATTCCTAGGTAAATCAAATGACAAAATCTCATCCAAAAGACACAATTATAACAGtacaaacaatattaaataagttaaacaattctaaaaaataattaaagctgcaagcagcgatgaacgggccctcgcacccgggctcaccgccgacaggTGGCTCTAGGAAAACGGCAAACGGTGggaagtatgcttttaatacagtaaatgtaggaaaaatagatcaaagtcacttaaatgtgccaaacttcctgctgccagctggtggcgctatgcctataactgattattggcatgtagatgtgttcaggcaagcactttcatcaaacatatgaagtttggtgcagattgaccttggtatgtttagtTAGTGCAAGAtacgatatatcctgctgccaataggtggcgctatgataatatctgaatattggtctttaggtgtcttcaggccaggactcttaccaaacatgtgaagtttgaggcagatcggacattttatggctgagttataacaacttctatgtccatggcgaaacatcaaaatttgtcaggccaccacggacacgccctttgacgaaaactcaagatcttcacaatttaacatctctaaggcctctagatcagactgaccaaatataatgttgatatcattaaatctctaggaggagtttggtacaagtcatttcctggtgccaacaggtggcgctgtgattataatagaatattggccttcagattggttcaggccaggactcttatcgaacatgtgatgtttgaggcaaatcggacattttatggctgagttataacaagttttatatccatggcgagacctcgaaatttgccaggccgccacggacacgcccttcaacgaaaactcaagatcttcgcaatttaacatcgctaaagcctttttattagactgaccgattttggtgttgatctgataaaatctcttggaggagtttgttgcagagtagaGCATTaaacttcctgttgccagcaggtggcgctatgactataactgaatatgggcatgtagttgtcttcaggtcaggagtgttatcacacatgtgaagtttgggacagattggacattgtatgcctgagttatagcaacttcctttttcatggcgaaacatcgaaatttgcgagggcgccatggacacgccctccgatgaaaactctagatcttcacaatttaacgtcacaaagggctttagacgagactctgcaaatttggcgttgatccgaataaatctctaggaggagttcgttcaagtacaacgcctgaaaatggcaaaaatgacacaaattttgttgagaatattaatattaaccgacttcctgttgggttccggattttgctccaagaggcttttttgtaggtattggtgtgttacatgtgtgtaccgatttccgtgcatgtacgtgaatcacagctgaaagcgcacaccgcggaacgtgtaaaggtggcgctgtcgagccattttgccacacccacttctgaaacccatatcagacgtaaattttcgccatgtctgatgtgtgtgcgaagtttcatgagttttcgggtatgtctaagccctcaaaaatgcgattcattttggagaagaataataataataataataataataataataataataataataataaacgaagcagatccaatagggtcctcacaccatcggtgctcgggccctaataacatTGCTACTCTGAAGAACTGACTGTCTTCCTGTCTTCACTTGCTCATTCAAAAAGAAACGTTTTTAACCAACCTGCTCTTAAATCACGTTATTTGCTAAGTCGTTCGATAAAAGAAAGCTGAATGAAGAGACTCAACACAATGAATGCAGAACTGTACTGGGTTGGAAACACTATTCAGACAGTTAATCCAGCACTAGAGTAAAACTTCTTTATGTTCCAGTGAATACAAAGGTAATGTAAATGCAGATCTTTAATATTTCAGAGGTGAGTCATGAGACCAGGAATGGCTGAAAGTCACAAAACTGCGCGGCAGCTTTCTCCTCTCCTCAGAAACAGAGAGATGTTGGTCATTCAAGGTGAAATATTTCACCTTCCCACCTCTTTGAGACTGTGACCTTGAGTGCACATCAGGGACATTTAATGAGCAGTGTTTTGTCTTCCACAGCTGGTTATGTATGTGTTTGGACATGTTTTGGATGAATGGCCTTTTCTTTTCCGAGACTTTTTCGGTTTCAAGTATGACACCAATGTCaagcctttatttttaatgcactCTTAAGGctcttcagtgttttttttttcaaactgaaCTATTTCCTCTaaacattctttctttttttattgagtttttaTGGATTGTCTTTCGAGATTACAATGTGTATGATGTTTTAATTTGAACTGTTGTTTCCATCAAATATAATTTACATCATAAGAATAACATATACTACTACTATGCCTCTTTTACTACAAATTATCATTCATTAGTACATCAACAGACTTTTATCCAAAGCTCCTTACATTACATTCAAGGTTTACTCATTTAGCTTTAGTCAGGTCTTGATTTTACTTGGAAATCAAGCCCATGAGCTTGTGGTTGCTGAGGCCATTTTgtactgtttgagctacaggaaaGCTGTTAAATAAATATAGAACATTCAATGTATAAGTAAATAAGTATAGATAtaccgtatatatatatatatataaaactctaGCTGGTAAACACTGCCCTCTAGCAGATGGTAAGTGTATGAGCATCAATTTCTTGGAGGCCTGTTGGTTACTGGATGGATATTTACTCGTTTTGCCTAAACACATCATAtgcaaaatattgaaataaaaagtAGCCTACTTTCTCTGATTTAGAAGAGACCATTGTACATCTTTTTTGTGAATGTGTTTATGTTAAATTCTGTTTGTTATGAGTTATGTATCTCTCAGAAGAACTTTTGATTTTCTTTTATTGTAATTCTAACTCCTGTATTCAGTGGttgtatatataattttcattAGGCTATActtcgcaattttttttttttttttattcacaagTGTAAATTTTTGGGTAAGAACCCAGTACTGTCAATTCTTCTGGTTGACTATCTTTCTTACATTTTGTCTTTGGTGggcatacaaaacaaacaaaaaaaactttcagaAGTCAAAAATTGCTTTcagtgtctttatttatttatatgtttgtttgttttttagtttatttattttactttctatCTTGTATTataatttgtgtatttttgtagTGTTTTTGGTGTTGATGTGGTTTAGTGATTGTTGAGAAGTGTTTTGGCCATGTTTTGGCATCAATAATTAACCTTCCTAAACACGGAAATCCGCGTCCGATTTCCGGTCTCTGGTGTTTCTGATAAATTAACgctcatttttatatttacttatatttaaaaagtttgaaTTCAGTTAATTAACTCAACCTCTCTACCCTATTTTAACACAGATTTCTATGGAGACCGAACACGAGAGCATCCATTTCAAACGGAAGTTGTAATCCAACATGGCGGCACTCATCGATTtctcaggaaaaaggtggataccaaATCAAATACTCGGTCAAACATGTTGAGAAAACACAAACCTTTGTTCTTTTGATTGTAGTGTAATGACCATCAACTTCAACGACTGGTAATCTGAGAAAAATGCAGCCATTACAGACTCACCATAGTTACGTATAAATCAGGATGAATCACTTTATAGAGGTAAAAAGGAGTTGGTTTTTATCGGGTTACGgtattttcagtttattttcatgTTATTAGTCATTTTCTCTACAGCTTTATCAAACATTTGTCCAGTACAAACCATGAATTGACAAATCATGACAAATATCAAATATCTCCAGTTTACACAATTTATTTACAGTGCAGTGATAGTGTTGATGATACTTTTCACATGATGTTGAACACTTTCTGGCAATTTCATCACAGggcttttaatttgacatttggtGAATACACTGACAAATAACTTGGTATTTTATAAGTATGTATCAATTTCTGATTCATAGTTTATTTCATATGTATTTGAAGCACATAAAAAAATGACGGATTTTGAATCTTTGTAGCTCGGCCCACCCTGAtttcctgagaaaaaaaaaaaaaaatcagcaacaATAAAAACAGCCAAAATCTCATATCTAAAAGATAAAATTTTGCAGCAGGAAAGTAAATATGGTTTCATTTTGACATTAGGTTCTTGTGTACACACTTGCATGTTTGCAGATGTTGATTTTCCACTTGTTTACTGTGCCGCATCGAAcattttcttccttccttccattcCAGACATGGCCTCCACGTTTTTCCTCCAGTCACTGACCTCCACTGTCTTTTCCTACAAAGAAATAATATAGCTGTGAGTAACGCTAAACTCTTTCATTTCAGTCAAGATGGATGCATCGACTCCCATCCCACCTTCTCTGTGTCTTCCTTCTTGACGGACTTGAGGTTTGCTCTCAGGTCCATGGACACCTTGTGTTTGGAGCCCAGCAGAGAGCGCAGGATGGCGTCAGCTGAGACTCGGACTCTCCTCAAGGTGGGTCGCTTGAATTTGCCTCTCAGGTCCAGGACTTTGATGTTTAGATCCTTAATCTGCAACACGTTTGTTTACAGGTTTTAGCATTCGCAAGTTTCTATTGAGCAATTTGGTTCCTGTATGAATATGATGTAA from Garra rufa chromosome 12, GarRuf1.0, whole genome shotgun sequence harbors:
- the tnni1b gene encoding troponin I type 1b (skeletal, slow); this translates as MLKSLMVAKAKDELEQELADKEVEKERYLSEKAPPIQTGGMSFAELQELCRELHAKIDVVDEERYDIEAKVLHNTREIKDLNIKVLDLRGKFKRPTLRRVRVSADAILRSLLGSKHKVSMDLRANLKSVKKEDTEKEKTVEVSDWRKNVEAMSGMEGRKKMFDAAQ